A portion of the Ruminococcus albus AD2013 genome contains these proteins:
- a CDS encoding helix-turn-helix domain-containing protein encodes MAEEMPVINMTATGTNIKALIKAKGLRVTELQNILGFNTPQSIFKWMRGESIPSIDNLVILAHILNVTIDEIIILN; translated from the coding sequence ATGGCTGAAGAAATGCCTGTCATAAATATGACAGCAACAGGCACTAATATAAAAGCTCTTATAAAAGCAAAAGGTCTCAGGGTGACAGAACTTCAGAACATTCTGGGTTTCAACACACCTCAGTCCATTTTCAAATGGATGAGAGGGGAGTCCATACCCTCTATTGACAATCTGGTGATACTGGCTCATATCCTGAATGTCACCATTGATGAGATAATAATCCTTAACTAA
- a CDS encoding sensor histidine kinase, giving the protein MEILLGTVCVCLLVILCVLLWKYISLKKNLRRFSQELEKLKDSDYRQPVKVTDFDKDLVELAVKVNEHTDIQRQLGVEYEERKKQLGTIISGISHDFRTPLTASLGYLQMVEKTGQLSDKNAEYLGIAIQKNQYFKELSDEFFELTKIENGGEELSIEEINLSNLLTEAVLEQHSWIAERNISTDFEIADGIVIQADVHCLTRILNNLMSNAQKYTADSFGVALKQDGDRVILCVSNTLADSTSLDIDKVFDSFYRMDARTAGGSGLGLYVVKLLCDRRGWTVGAELNDDVFSVTISI; this is encoded by the coding sequence ATGGAAATTCTGCTCGGAACAGTCTGCGTGTGTCTCCTTGTTATTTTGTGCGTTCTGCTGTGGAAGTATATTTCGCTGAAAAAGAATCTACGCCGATTCTCGCAGGAGCTTGAAAAGCTGAAAGACAGTGATTACAGGCAGCCTGTCAAGGTCACGGATTTTGATAAGGATTTAGTTGAACTCGCTGTAAAGGTCAATGAGCATACCGACATTCAGCGGCAGCTTGGCGTGGAATACGAGGAACGCAAAAAGCAGCTTGGAACAATCATTTCGGGCATTTCCCACGACTTCCGCACGCCGCTGACGGCTTCCCTCGGCTATCTGCAAATGGTTGAGAAAACCGGTCAACTATCTGATAAAAATGCGGAGTATCTCGGTATCGCCATACAGAAAAATCAGTACTTCAAAGAGCTTTCCGATGAATTCTTTGAGCTGACAAAGATAGAAAACGGCGGTGAGGAGCTGAGTATAGAGGAGATCAACCTCAGTAACCTGCTGACCGAAGCGGTGCTTGAACAGCATTCATGGATAGCGGAGAGAAATATCTCAACAGACTTTGAAATTGCAGACGGTATCGTGATACAGGCTGATGTGCATTGCCTGACAAGGATACTGAACAATCTCATGTCCAATGCACAGAAATATACCGCAGACAGCTTCGGTGTTGCGCTGAAACAAGACGGTGACCGTGTGATATTATGCGTATCCAATACTCTTGCGGACAGCACCTCGCTCGATATTGATAAAGTGTTCGATTCGTTTTACCGTATGGACGCGCGGACAGCAGGCGGCAGCGGACTGGGGCTGTATGTTGTGAAGCTGCTTTGCGACAGGCGTGGCTGGACAGTAGGTGCGGAGTTGAATGATGATGTCTTTTCTGTAACAATATCGATATGA
- a CDS encoding helix-turn-helix domain-containing protein — MPVIDVKATGANIKAIMKMKGFKIADVQARCGFNTPQAIFKWLRGDAVPTIDNMIIIADMFGVTIDQIVIIKKI; from the coding sequence ATGCCTGTAATAGATGTCAAGGCGACAGGTGCGAATATTAAAGCTATAATGAAAATGAAGGGCTTCAAGATCGCTGATGTTCAGGCAAGGTGCGGTTTCAATACTCCGCAGGCTATTTTCAAGTGGCTGCGTGGAGACGCTGTGCCAACTATCGATAATATGATAATCATAGCCGATATGTTCGGCGTGACTATCGATCAGATAGTTATAATCAAGAAGATCTGA